A DNA window from Limnochordia bacterium contains the following coding sequences:
- a CDS encoding spore coat protein, whose amino-acid sequence MPQKIQNPDMLSKVKGPELNDRDMINDILATDKYLTDGYNVFAREASHQSLHQDVLGLLNETHQCARKAYETMFRKGWYALETAQAQQVQQSQQQFAGYMSQFPYQ is encoded by the coding sequence ATGCCGCAGAAGATTCAAAATCCCGATATGCTCTCTAAGGTTAAAGGGCCAGAGCTAAACGATCGTGACATGATCAATGACATTTTGGCAACGGATAAGTACTTGACCGATGGCTATAACGTCTTTGCCCGAGAAGCAAGTCATCAGTCGCTACACCAAGATGTGCTAGGATTGCTAAATGAGACCCATCAGTGCGCTAGGAAAGCGTATGAGACAATGTTCCGCAAGGGTTGGTATGCCCTCGAAACCGCCCAGGCCCAACAGGTACAACAGTCCCAACAGCAGTTTGCCGGATACATGAGCCAATTCCCCTATCAATGA